One Oncorhynchus kisutch isolate 150728-3 linkage group LG11, Okis_V2, whole genome shotgun sequence genomic region harbors:
- the LOC109899839 gene encoding CREB3 regulatory factor isoform X2: MEPFFGEAYGTHGLSATSEPFTVSPTGGSIESDQCVVVMLGPPALSLCRGQQRGCELLSDLLEDSTTDDTHTSERRWDVSALDDITHYTKGSPERTPPSCERSSVSPEGSREEPWLSPRLGGRQLRKAGHQPLTGRDPGPWSQEARGQESEDRKGLHQVVQEERVSLPVDLEVHSEEHNYSLQSELDTESSQGTDCDICEEEKGDEDEKEEGREAMEEVKEKEELQTHVRPKKRWCYWECSLYSEADLGRDGERDSRRAKGRDEGKDEEKDGGDIIWGPSTLPSTMCLIGGTSTNGKQGQRKARRTDASDLTPSPVKLQSLGEQLHTLSSALEGMTPVSDLPVTARAPTRKERNKLASRACRLKKKAQHEANKIKLWGLNQEYDCLLGAVLQIKELIRQRVESREEETERGALRDRLEDILKESAGPRVAGRGKVFVERILKNHAGGQGTRETQGEGGSSDPSF, encoded by the exons CATAGAGTCAGATCAG TGTGTGGTGGTGATGTTGGGGCCCCCAGCCCTGTCCCTGTGTCGAGGCCAGCAGCGTGGATGTGAGTTACTCAGTGATCTCTTAGAAGACTCTACCactgatgacacacacacctccgaGCGTCGCTGGGACGTCTCGGCCCTGGATGACATTACACACTATACCAAAGGCAGCCCAGAGAGGACTCCACCGAGCTGCGAACGCTCTTCCGTCTCACCTGAG GGAAGCAGAGAAGAACCATGGTTATCCCCGAGACTAGGGGGCAGGCAGCTGAGGAAGGCTGGACACCAACCCCTGACTGGGAGAGATCCAGGGCCCTGGAGCCAAGAGGCTAGAGGGCAAGAGAGTGAAGATAGGAAAGGGCTGCATCAGGTGGTTCAGGAGGAGAGGGTATCACTTCCTGTGGATCTGGAGGTCCACAGTGAAGAACATAACTACTCTCTACAGAGTGAGCTAGACACTGAGTCTAGTCAAGGAACAGACTGTGATATTTgcgaggaggagaaaggggatgaagatgagaaagaggaggggagagaagccATGGAGGAAGTGAAGGAAAAGGAGGAGCTTCAGACCCATGTGAGACCAAAAAAACGCTGGTGTTACTGGGAATGTAGCCTCTACAGTGAGGCAGAcctggggagagatggagaaagagatagCAGGAGAGCcaaagggagagatgagggaaaggatgaagagaaagatggaggggacATTATCTGGGGCCCTAGCACCCTACCCAGCACCATGTGCCTGATAGGGGGGACCTCCACCAATG GTAAGCAAGGCCAGAGGAAAGCCCGTCGTACAGACGCCAGTGACCTGACCCCTAGCCCTGTGAAGCTACAGAGCCTGGGGGAGCAGCTCCACACACTCAGCTCTGCTCTGGAGGGCATGACTCCTGTCAGTGACCTGCCTGTTACTGCCAGGGCACCAACACGAAAGGAGAGGAATAAACTGGCCTCCAG agCGTGTCGGCTGAAAAAGAAAGCCCAGCATGAGGCCAACAAAATCAAACTGTGGGGGCTGAACCAGGAGTATG ATTGCCTGCTGGGGGCGGTGCTGCAGATAAAGGAGCTGATCCGCCAGagagtggagagcagagaggaagagacagagcgAGGCGCTCTGAGAGATCGACTGGAGGACATTCTGAAGGAATCAGCTG ggccaCGTGTAGCAGGTCGAGGCAAAGTGTTTGTGGAGAGGATCTTGAAGAACCATGCCGGGGGACAGGGCACCAGAGAGACTCAGGGAGAAGGAGGGTCATCAGACCCTAGCTTCTAA
- the LOC109899839 gene encoding CREB3 regulatory factor isoform X1 yields the protein MPQPGSSGMEPFFGEAYGTHGLSATSEPFTVSPTGGSIESDQCVVVMLGPPALSLCRGQQRGCELLSDLLEDSTTDDTHTSERRWDVSALDDITHYTKGSPERTPPSCERSSVSPEGSREEPWLSPRLGGRQLRKAGHQPLTGRDPGPWSQEARGQESEDRKGLHQVVQEERVSLPVDLEVHSEEHNYSLQSELDTESSQGTDCDICEEEKGDEDEKEEGREAMEEVKEKEELQTHVRPKKRWCYWECSLYSEADLGRDGERDSRRAKGRDEGKDEEKDGGDIIWGPSTLPSTMCLIGGTSTNGKQGQRKARRTDASDLTPSPVKLQSLGEQLHTLSSALEGMTPVSDLPVTARAPTRKERNKLASRACRLKKKAQHEANKIKLWGLNQEYDCLLGAVLQIKELIRQRVESREEETERGALRDRLEDILKESAGPRVAGRGKVFVERILKNHAGGQGTRETQGEGGSSDPSF from the exons CATAGAGTCAGATCAG TGTGTGGTGGTGATGTTGGGGCCCCCAGCCCTGTCCCTGTGTCGAGGCCAGCAGCGTGGATGTGAGTTACTCAGTGATCTCTTAGAAGACTCTACCactgatgacacacacacctccgaGCGTCGCTGGGACGTCTCGGCCCTGGATGACATTACACACTATACCAAAGGCAGCCCAGAGAGGACTCCACCGAGCTGCGAACGCTCTTCCGTCTCACCTGAG GGAAGCAGAGAAGAACCATGGTTATCCCCGAGACTAGGGGGCAGGCAGCTGAGGAAGGCTGGACACCAACCCCTGACTGGGAGAGATCCAGGGCCCTGGAGCCAAGAGGCTAGAGGGCAAGAGAGTGAAGATAGGAAAGGGCTGCATCAGGTGGTTCAGGAGGAGAGGGTATCACTTCCTGTGGATCTGGAGGTCCACAGTGAAGAACATAACTACTCTCTACAGAGTGAGCTAGACACTGAGTCTAGTCAAGGAACAGACTGTGATATTTgcgaggaggagaaaggggatgaagatgagaaagaggaggggagagaagccATGGAGGAAGTGAAGGAAAAGGAGGAGCTTCAGACCCATGTGAGACCAAAAAAACGCTGGTGTTACTGGGAATGTAGCCTCTACAGTGAGGCAGAcctggggagagatggagaaagagatagCAGGAGAGCcaaagggagagatgagggaaaggatgaagagaaagatggaggggacATTATCTGGGGCCCTAGCACCCTACCCAGCACCATGTGCCTGATAGGGGGGACCTCCACCAATG GTAAGCAAGGCCAGAGGAAAGCCCGTCGTACAGACGCCAGTGACCTGACCCCTAGCCCTGTGAAGCTACAGAGCCTGGGGGAGCAGCTCCACACACTCAGCTCTGCTCTGGAGGGCATGACTCCTGTCAGTGACCTGCCTGTTACTGCCAGGGCACCAACACGAAAGGAGAGGAATAAACTGGCCTCCAG agCGTGTCGGCTGAAAAAGAAAGCCCAGCATGAGGCCAACAAAATCAAACTGTGGGGGCTGAACCAGGAGTATG ATTGCCTGCTGGGGGCGGTGCTGCAGATAAAGGAGCTGATCCGCCAGagagtggagagcagagaggaagagacagagcgAGGCGCTCTGAGAGATCGACTGGAGGACATTCTGAAGGAATCAGCTG ggccaCGTGTAGCAGGTCGAGGCAAAGTGTTTGTGGAGAGGATCTTGAAGAACCATGCCGGGGGACAGGGCACCAGAGAGACTCAGGGAGAAGGAGGGTCATCAGACCCTAGCTTCTAA